GGCCTGGCCATCTCGGAGAAGATGCGCTCCCAGATTCGCGGCCTGCACATGGCCCAGCGCAACGCCCAGGACGGCATCTCCCTCATCCAGACGGCGGAAGGCGCCCTGATCGAGGCCCATGCCATCCTGCAGCGCATGCGGGAACTGGCGGTCCAGGCGGCCAACGACGGCACCCTCGTCGACGAGGATAAGGCGAAGCTGCAGGAGGAAGTAGCCCAGCTCATCGATGAAATCGGCCGCATTGCCGCGACGACGGAGTTCAATACCCAGAAGCTCCTGGACGGCTCCTTCACCGGCAAGCAGCTGCAGATCGGCGCCAACGCCGGCCAAAGCATCACGGTCAGCATTGATCCCATGGGAGCCACCGCCCTTAACATCGCCGATGTTGATATCAGCACGGTAGCCGGCGCCAACTCCGCCATCTCAGCCCTGGATGACGCCATCGAAACGGTTTCCAGCCAGCGCTCCGAACTGGGCGCTCTCCAGAACCGTCTGGAG
This genomic stretch from Sphingobacteriaceae bacterium harbors:
- a CDS encoding flagellin: MRINQNVAALNAWRNLTANNTSLSKSLERLSSGLRVNRAADDAAGLAISEKMRSQIRGLHMAQRNAQDGISLIQTAEGALIEAHAILQRMRELAVQAANDGTLVDEDKAKLQEEVAQLIDEIGRIAATTEFNTQKLLDGSFTGKQLQIGANAGQSITVSIDPMGATALNIADVDISTVAGANSAISALDDAIETVSSQRSELGALQNRLEHTYNNLGVAAENLTAAESRIRDADMAREMSQFTRSQILLQASTAMLAHANMAPQSVLQLLS